Within Peromyscus leucopus breed LL Stock chromosome 7, UCI_PerLeu_2.1, whole genome shotgun sequence, the genomic segment TCTGTCAGGGACTTCTTTGTTCCTTTGAACAACCAAGTGAGGCAAAAAGACACTCACtaaattcttaacatttttgtttaaatagctataaattacattttctaaCCTATATCCAGGGCCTTTTGAATATaatgaatggattttaaaatgaagGCACAAACAACATACTTTATATTTACAATGGCTTATGACAGATACAATATCTGAAAATAGTTTCTGGTTTTCTGTTTATTATTGCTATTTAGTCACAGAAAAGATTAACACTTTACAAGAAATGTACTTTAGCATATGTCATAtagatataattttatatgaagAACTATGGGAGAACAGAATGTCTTTacaaggaaataaagaaacatCAATAAAAGAATTCTTCCATATAAAGATTTTTGAACCAAATTATTCTTTTTCAGAATACAAAACCTTAATtgttggaaggaaagagaaaaatagcaaAGAAGACAGTAAGACAGAAGACCAAGAATAAAGAGCTCTTCTATAGAGATGCACTGCACATGtagatatatgtgtatgggtTGAGTTATAACAAAAATACTCATGTATTACAGTCAGTTCTCATACAATTACAAACAGCACTTTCCAAGCAAGCACAATTGGCCCAACACGCGCTCAGTCTTCAATTAACATGACGAGTTAAAGCTGTGTAGCAGTCACTGCTGATGAGTATCAAGACAAATGTTTGACTAGATACAGTTTTTCTCCTTGTTCACTTGTAAAGATCGGTGCCTTTTTGTAATGTTCTACAAGTTCCTCCATGGTGCTGAATTTCCGCTGCCCAATGCAGTACACAGTCTCTTTCAGTTGAACTTTAAAATGCTTGTTTTTCCCTTGTGCTTTTAGTGATACTGAGAAATCATTTggctgaaagagaaaggaggtaAACATTGTGAAGGCCATgtatcagaatttaaaaaaaaaaaaaaccgtaacTGCTAAAATCTGAACACTCAATAAGTGCAAGACACTATGCTAAATTATTTACATAATCTTTATTCCTCAAAAGAAACCCTTTTTATGAATGAGGAAAATGAGGCTCAGAGGGCATGGCTAGAATCATATATCTGGTTAGACAGGATTCTAACACCCACAGTGCCCATAGAgtagcacacacagaaaatcagttaggagaaaaaaaacacgAGAAAATTTCAGACTTTCACTCCATCCCCTATCAATTCAGAGCTGACAATACCTGACTTACACAATACtctgaattttcaaaaataaaggacAAATTAGAATTCAACTAAACTTTAACGAACCATGACAAACACAAATTCCTACAGAGCCAAAGAGAAATGTAAGCAAgatagagagaggaaagagggtgtGGCCAGCCTAAAGATGACATATTACTCATCTGTGATTGCTGCTTTGCAGGAACAGACTCCACGTGgactggtttttgtctttttttttttcccttcatctttatttaagtgtatgggtgttttgcttgcatgctcGTCTGTGTATCACGTGTgagcagtgcctgtggaggccagaatgggGGTTttaaatcccctagaactggagttatagatggtttgctttgccatgtgggcactgggaatgaAACTGGGTCCTTTGAATGAGAACCagtgctcctaatcactgagccacctctccagcatggtctttaaattttaaagggAAATCTGAAGCCTACATTTTCAAAAgatgttttaattactttttaaattttgtggatTTTGTATGTTTGCACGGGTAGTATGTATAGTTATGCAGATGTCCAAGGAGGCATCAGATTCTCCCTAAGTGTAGGAGCTGCAGGCGGCTGTAAGCtacctgacatggtgctgggtattgaacctgggtcctctggaaagatagcaagcacttttaattgctgagtcatTTATTCAGCCCCAAAGTCGGGATTTTTATAAATCCTTTGCTATTTAAATATTGGCAATGAATTAGAAAGATTTAATTGTACAGGCCAAACAGAAACACATATTTAAGGTCTATAGCTGAAAAATAACAGTACTAAAAATAATCATATATTTTGGCTAGTATTTATACTCGATCCACAAAAAAATAGCATCCTGTATTTAAGCTTCTTTCTTTATTAGGTGATAGTAGTCACAGTTGTTGTTTTAAACCTAATACTTCTGAACAATCTGTGTCAAGACAAGAACAGTGACTTTTAAATGGTGTGCCACATATTGGGATTTTAACAGAAAAAAGACTCCACTATTCTTCTCTATTAAAAACGATCTGTTTCCTCCAACTTCGTATCAGGAAGTTTAATTCATCTTAGTCTCATACACAtactatttccttctttctttcaatcTTTTATATAATACATTCACAGAAAGTCAGTATTAACCATGATTTGGTAAGTAGAAAAGTAGTGATATCATTTATCAGGAAATaaagtttttaagaaaaataataaccatCAAACTTTAACATATAAAGCAACACTTAAAAGAGACTAATAGCTAGCTATGTCATTTTTcaatttgtatgttttattgtcTAGCTAGAAATGCAACATAATTTACCTTTATtgcaaatatatttcaaattgaGTTAAATATGCTattgaggccgggcagtggtggcgaacgcctttaatctcagcacttgggaggcagaggcaggtggatctctgagttcaaggccagcccggtatATAGATCAAGtcttcagaacagccagggctacacaataccactctgtcttgaaaaaccaaaaaaatggtTTTTGAGGTGAATAAAAAGCCAAAATAGTCAGGTATGGTGCCATACACCTTTGACTCCTGCATTggcaagggcagaggcaggtggtctgTGTGTATCTAatgtacaattatttttattgtatgtttataAGTTGTCTGTCAGAGTATTAGCCTAGCAGTTCTGTGCAGCTTTATCCATATCTTGTGTTCAGGTCAGTCGCATGAGAATATACTTTAGCTGCATCAGTGGAGGCATGTGGGTTACAAAATAAAGCAGAACTACATACtaaaaaaagaacacaagtaGTCTTTTTCGCGAGTGGACAGCAGGAAGGTaatttttctgattgttttttttttttttttttttttttttttttttcttatgtttgttcAGGCagctggtctacagtgagttccagggccagagctacatagtgaaccagtgtgggaaggaaggaaggagagtgaggagaagggagggaggagagggagggagagggagagagggggggggggggggggggggggaggggggggggggggggggagggggggagggaaggagggaaggagggaaggtgaATTTTAATCTAACAACTAATTTATGAagacatataatttttttatagttAGAGAATTCCTGTAAAGACTACAATGATTACATTCTTAGATATTACATCTAATAGCAGTTTAATTTGCATTATTCTACTCTCAATGAAGAAACCAATGCTCAGTTTTCCCCATTTTTCAGTTTAACGGAACAGAAAATATTCTGGAAATGCAAAATCAATACAAATGAAGAAAGCCCATTAATACAACATATTCACTGCTCCAGCTAGCTTGTTCATAATAGGTTCCCTGGAGAGGACACTGTGATCACGTCCCGGCTTACTTACAACTTTAGATTTAAGGAAGCCATTCAACCTCTCTGaccttatttttaaatgcctGGAGCTCTATTTCCATTTACCTTTGAAAATCAACTTACCGAAGATTCACTATCACGAATGAGGAAGTCTCCTTCATGGCCCCTTTCATTTAATGCCATTTCTGCCTGGTGCCTGGTGACTTTGCCATAATACCAAGGATTGCCAGCAAACTTTCCAGTGAGTGAAGGCCTAATGTAATCACACTGTGGAGGCGATGGTTCCAAACCTGAGGTTAATGGATTATTCTGCATGATGGTAACATAGTTTTTTGGCACCAGGCCAACCATGCCATTGATTTTCCTGCATTTCCACCATTCTGGGTCATTTTCCGGCTTTTCAATAACATCCATTACATCACCTTTCTCAAAATTGAGTTCTTCATCATTAGATGAGCTGAACGGGTAAAGAGCCTGTACCACATGCAATACTTGACCCGTATTTAGGTTATTGACAACTGCTGCCAATTTCTCTGACAGAGAACCTACATGGTCACCCAAAGGACTGTCACCTTCTTCAGTCACATAGTTTGAAGGAAACCATCCAATCTGTCCATTGTAGCTGCCACGCCACCACCCATCACTGCACTTCTCCATGACGATCACCTTTGTCCCTTTTATTAATGACAGTTCATCCTCTCTCTCAGCCATGTAGTTAAATTTCACAAAAGCAGGCATGTTGAGGTCATAGAGACGTTCCCCTGGATCAACAAAGCTATCATCAGCAGGAGATGCGGTATCTGGAACACTaggttttcttttcacttttccaATGCCTGTTTAAATAAAGAGGAGGCAGTAAGACTACAGCTTCAACTAGGTATACTCACCCCAAGCCTCTAGATGTAGGAAACAAACTGACATGATGCAATCATCTTTTGGGAAATGAAATACAAGTTCTTTTCCCAAAGCCAAACCAAATGAACTTAACTTCAGTCATGTGAGAGTTTATCTCTTTTCTCCTGCCAAACCCATGAAATAACTACACAATAATAGAGTTGCCATGCTGAAATTTCTCTTAAGTGTTAATATAGTTTCTCTCATAGCTACAATTAAGAACACAAACACTCCAGTAATCCTACACTTGACATCTTAGTTTATTAACCTAGATTTTGCAATtagctatataaaaataaaacaattatttaaattattaccTGATACACAATATAAAATTGTATCTGGATAATCTCATTTGGTAATTTCTTAGTTTCCAAAACCAGATGACTCTAtgtatctgtttattttaaaataatatttactcatttgttttccttcatcCCAATTCACATAAAGCCTCCCAAAAGACAAGGATTGTTCACTTTGCTCATAGATAAAATTCTAAGGAGCTTGAAGGGTACTTAGTACATACAGaatgtttaatgtatttttattggaagaactgagaaaatgaaCCTATCATTAGAAATGCATACTTCAACAGCAACCAGGCATTTCCAGGGCTGCTCATTTCTCAGCATATTATCTGatgttttgctttttactttgaaaaactgGGACTTTCTATGTAAAACTATTCAAATTTCTTTCTatactctttgttttctttgtttttcgagacagggttttgtgtagccctggacaTCCtgcaactcagagatctacctgcctctgcctccagagtgctggattaaaggtgtgcatcaccatcacaccaccaccaccaccaccaccaccaccaccaccaccaccaccaccaccaccaccaccaccacctggcttctttctacactctaaacaaacaaacaaaacaacaacaacaacaacaaaaaacattatTCTTACTCTTTCTTCAGCCAAGGCCCCAAATTCTGATCCTTCAGGGTTCTTAATAACCATTTTTTCTCTTCAGAGACTCCACACTACCCTTGTTTCTTTCTTACATACTTGTCAATTCTCTAAAAACATACTCAAATCTCTTCAATACCAAAATAAAGTTATGTTACTTTGTATTCCTTTTGTaatttttacctttatttctgCATATATTTACTTAGCCTAGCACATACAGTCAGAAACAACTGAGAGCTCATTCTCTCCTATTGTACAGGTTtcagggactaaactcaggttcAGAATATTATCTTTCTACTTTTTAACTTCTTCAACTCTTGCCTGTGcctcccttttaaaaatatactcttATTATCTATTTTGGAGGGCCAGTGTTGCACACAACACAAagcatgtgtggagttcagagggaAACTTCCAGGATTAGGTTTTCTCATTCTATGTGAGTGCACAGGACTAAATTTAGGTCATCAGGAtcagcagcaaatgctttttacACGATGAGCCTTCTTGTCAGCCCTACACTTGTACTTAcaatctttttctctctctatcgTGATAACCTAAATCTACTTGATTACAACTGTAACTGGAGTTTCAAGCAAGAAGCTTGATTTGGGGGTGAAATGCAACAATTATATTGGACCAGCAGCCCCAGCtatcaaatagaaaacaaataatggAAAAGCAGGTAAGAATTTC encodes:
- the Nck1 gene encoding cytoplasmic protein NCK1 isoform X2, which codes for MDWLNIFKGFFSIGKVKRKPSVPDTASPADDSFVDPGERLYDLNMPAFVKFNYMAEREDELSLIKGTKVIVMEKCSDGWWRGSYNGQIGWFPSNYVTEEGDSPLGDHVGSLSEKLAAVVNNLNTGQVLHVVQALYPFSSSNDEELNFEKGDVMDVIEKPENDPEWWKCRKINGMVGLVPKNYVTIMQNNPLTSGLEPSPPQCDYIRPSLTGKFAGNPWYYGKVTRHQAEMALNERGHEGDFLIRDSESSPNDFSVSLKAQGKNKHFKVQLKETVYCIGQRKFSTMEELVEHYKKAPIFTSEQGEKLYLVKHLS
- the Nck1 gene encoding cytoplasmic protein NCK1 isoform X1 translates to MAEEVVVVAKFDYVAQQEQELDIKKNERLWLLDDSKSWWRVRNSMNKTGFVPSNYVERKNSARKASIVKNLKDTLGIGKVKRKPSVPDTASPADDSFVDPGERLYDLNMPAFVKFNYMAEREDELSLIKGTKVIVMEKCSDGWWRGSYNGQIGWFPSNYVTEEGDSPLGDHVGSLSEKLAAVVNNLNTGQVLHVVQALYPFSSSNDEELNFEKGDVMDVIEKPENDPEWWKCRKINGMVGLVPKNYVTIMQNNPLTSGLEPSPPQCDYIRPSLTGKFAGNPWYYGKVTRHQAEMALNERGHEGDFLIRDSESSPNDFSVSLKAQGKNKHFKVQLKETVYCIGQRKFSTMEELVEHYKKAPIFTSEQGEKLYLVKHLS